Proteins encoded in a region of the Sugiyamaella lignohabitans strain CBS 10342 chromosome B, complete sequence genome:
- the FUM1 gene encoding fumarase FUM1 (Fumarase; converts fumaric acid to L-malic acid in the TCA cycle; cytosolic and mitochondrial distribution determined by the N-terminal targeting sequence, protein conformation, and status of glyoxylate shunt; phosphorylated in mitochondria; GO_component: GO:0005737 - cytoplasm [Evidence IEA,IEA]; GO_component: GO:0005829 - cytosol [Evidence IDA] [PMID 11585823]; GO_component: GO:0005759 - mitochondrial matrix [Evidence IEA]; GO_component: GO:0005759 - mitochondrial matrix [Evidence IDA] [PMID 11585823]; GO_component: GO:0005739 - mitochondrion [Evidence IEA]; GO_component: GO:0005739 - mitochondrion [Evidence IDA] [PMID 11502169]; GO_component: GO:0005739 - mitochondrion [Evidence IDA] [PMID 16823961]; GO_component: GO:0045239 - tricarboxylic acid cycle enzyme complex [Evidence IEA]; GO_function: GO:0003824 - catalytic activity [Evidence IEA]; GO_function: GO:0004333 - fumarate hydratase activity [Evidence IEA,IEA]; GO_function: GO:0004333 - fumarate hydratase activity [Evidence IDA] [PMID 3040736]; GO_function: GO:0016829 - lyase activity [Evidence IEA,IEA]; GO_process: GO:0006106 - fumarate metabolic process [Evidence IEA]; GO_process: GO:0006106 - fumarate metabolic process [Evidence IMP] [PMID 1587456]; GO_process: GO:0006099 - tricarboxylic acid cycle [Evidence IEA,IEA,IEA]; GO_process: GO:0006099 - tricarboxylic acid cycle [Evidence IMP] [PMID 1587456]): MRRFVTSTTAPILSRGVYARNFSSSAATMAKRIETDAFGEIEVDSSRYWGAQTQRSLQNFEIGGDREKLPEPLIRAFGVLKKAAAEVNLTYGLKPEVGEAIKQAAQEVIDGKLTDHFPLVVFQTGSGTQSNMNSNEVISNRAIEILGGELGSKKPVHPNDHVNMSQSSNDTFPTVMHIAAVLEISNKLIPSLEQLHKAVDDKAKEFDHIIKIGRTHLQDATPLTLGQEFSGYAYQIKNGIDRIKDTLPRLRFLAQGGTAVGTGLNTKKGFDAAIAAAVSKITGEEFKTAPNKFEALAAHDAIVEASGALNTVAASLFKIAQDIRYLGSGPRCGYGELNLPENEPGSSIMPGKVNPTQNEALTMVCTQVFGNHSAITFAGASGQFELNVFKPVMISNLLSSIRLLADGARSFRIHCVEGIVANEKRIGQLMRESLMLVTALNPKIGYDSASKVAKNAHKKGITLKESALELGVLTSEEFDEWVRPEKMIGPSDA, encoded by the coding sequence ATGAGACGCTTTGTTACTTCCACCACCGCGCCTATTCTTTCCCGTGGTGTTTACGCTAGAAACTTttcatcatctgctgctacaaTGGCCAAACGTATTGAGACTGATGCCTTTGGTGAGATTGAGGTCGACAGCTCTCGTTACTGGGGTGCTCAAACTCAGAGATCTCTTCAAAACTTCGAGATTGGTGGTGACCGTGAAAAATTGCCCGAGCCTTTGATTAGAGCTTTTGGTGTTCTTaaaaaggctgctgctgaggttAACTTGACCTACGGTCTTAAACCCGAGGTCGGTGAAGCTATCAAGCAGGCTGCTCAAGAGGTCATTGACGGTAAACTCACTGACCACTTCCCTCTGGTTGTGTTCCAAACTGGTTCTGGTACTCAAAGTAACATGAACTCTAACGAAGTCATTTCCAACCGTGCTATTGAAATTTTGGGTGGTGAATTGGGTTCTAAGAAGCCCGTCCACCCCAATGACCATGTTAACATGTCTCAATCTTCTAACGACACTTTCCCCACTGTCATGCACATTGCTGCAGTCTTGGAAATTAGCAACAAGTTGATTCCTTCTCTTGAACAGCTTCACAAGGCTGTTGATGACAAGGCTAAAGAATTCGATCACATTATCAAGATTGGTCGTACCCATCTTCAAGATGCTACCCCTCTGACTTTGGGCCAAGAGTTCTCTGGTTATGCTTACCAGATCAAGAATGGCATTGACCGTATCAAGGATACCTTGCCTCGTCTTAGATTCTTGGCTCAAGGTGGTACTGCTGTCGGTACTGGTCTTAACACCAAGAAGGGTTTTGATGCcgctattgctgctgctgtttccaaGATTACTGGTGAAGAGTTCAAGACTGCTCCCAACAAGTTCGAGGCCCTGGCTGCTCACGATGCTATTGTCGAGGCCTCTGGTGCTTTGAACACTGTCGCTGCTTCTCTTTTCAAGATTGCCCAAGATATCAGATACCTTGGTTCCGGTCCTCGTTGTGGTTACGGTGAGCTTAACTTGCCTGAGAACGAGCCTGGTTCTTCTATCATGCCTGGTAAGGTCAACCCCACTCAGAACGAGGCTCTCACCATGGTCTGTACTCAAGTGTTTGGTAACCACTCTGCCATCACCTTCGCTGGTGCATCTGGTCAATTCGAGCTCAACGTTTTCAAGCCTGTTATGATCAGCAACCTTTTGAGCTCTATCCGTCTTCTTGCTGATGGTGCTCGTTCTTTCCGTATCCACTGCGTTGAAGGTATCGTTGCCAATGAGAAGAGAATTGGTCAGCTCATGCGTGAATCTCTCATGTTGGTCACTGCTCTCAATCCTAAGATTGGTTACGACTCGGCCTCAAAGGTCGCCAAGAACGCCCACAAGAAGGGCATCACCCTTAAGGAGTCTGCTCTTGAGCTCGGTGTTTTGACCTCTGAGGAGTTCGACGAGTGGGTCCGCCCTGAGAAGATGATTGGTCCTTCCGATGCTTAG
- the RKM1 gene encoding Rkm1p (SET-domain lysine-N-methyltransferase; catalyzes the formation of dimethyllysine residues on the large ribsomal subunit proteins L23a (Rpl23Ap and Rpl23Bp) and L18 (Rps18Ap and Rps18Bp); GO_component: GO:0005737 - cytoplasm [Evidence IEA,IEA]; GO_component: GO:0005737 - cytoplasm [Evidence IDA] [PMID 14562095]; GO_component: GO:0005634 - nucleus [Evidence IEA,IEA]; GO_component: GO:0005634 - nucleus [Evidence IDA] [PMID 14562095]; GO_function: GO:0008168 - methyltransferase activity [Evidence IEA]; GO_function: GO:0016279 - protein-lysine N-methyltransferase activity [Evidence IDA,IMP] [PMID 16096273]; GO_function: GO:0016740 - transferase activity [Evidence IEA]; GO_process: GO:0032259 - methylation [Evidence IEA]; GO_process: GO:0018027 - peptidyl-lysine dimethylation [Evidence IDA,IMP] [PMID 16096273]): protein MPLESEQLEKLIDWAGEKQFFVSKKLQFTIKENEGTTVIASKSIASDEKLIECPRKFIIGPELAKSTFADIEYGEIDDEQVYVKFAFMYQVLLGSQSEWYPYISVLPKEDEIISPFYFNQEDLLWIQGTNISSELDLKRQVWKAQFEQAVQNITAKYPESPSYTFELYTWTNLIFLSRSFPAHIVDPSANKMTSILVPIIDSLNHKPLTPIHWDCTGGTGFNLIAGQAIEQGGEVYNNYGAKGNEELFIGYGFTIEDNLFDIVSLRLPAKIIEFVSNAGLKELPEDGVFHLTRDGVPEQLKSVFVAIVSLQRGVGHQTTLAQLAGRQELIRALNDKLDNFANIDKPIENIRQKFAKYYRDGQIKIYRDSLALLGQEVKAIIAASTSKVIDLDTISSRNPELLTILMLPFNTENVNEIVDQGSEDEILIMYIAAQMINGELPWPDHEESYQDMDLADYENFTETYIPYIRQLSDDFESPKWTELSTYAMAALYLERFGYDYKDNKGRGLLRCVIDI from the coding sequence ATGCCATTAGAATCAGAACAGCTAGAAAAACTGATAGACTGGGCTGGCGAGAAGCAATTTTTTGTTAGCAAAAAGCTTCAGTTCACtatcaaagaaaatgaaggaACTACAGTCATTGCTTCAAAAAGCATCGCCTCGGACGAGAAGCTGATTGAATGCCCCAGGAAGTTCATCATAGGACCGGAACTTGCAAAGAGTACGTTCGCTGATATCGAATACGGTgagattgatgatgaaCAAGTTTATGTCAAATTTGCATTCATGTACCAGGTTCTACTTGGCTCTCAAAGCGAATGGTATCCCTACATTTCCGTTTTGCCCAAAGAGGatgaaataatatctcctttttatttcaatCAGGAAGACTTGCTATGGATTCAAGGGACAAATATATCTTCTGAGTTAGATCTGAAAAGACAAGTGTGGAAAGCTCAATTTGAACAAGCAGTGCAGAATATTACCGCTAAATATCCAGAGAGTCCCTCATACACCTTTGAGTTGTATACTTGGACCAACCTTATATTTCTCTCTCGCTCTTTTCCAGCACATATTGTGGACCCAAGTGCTAATAAAATGACATCTATCTTAGTGCCAATAATAGACTCATTAAACCACAAGCCATTGACCCCAATTCACTGGGATTGTACAGGAGGAACGGGCTTTAACTTGATTGCAGGACAAGCAATTGAACAGGGAGGTGAAGTATACAATAACTATGGAGCGAAGGGAAATGAAGAGCTATTTATTGGGTATGGATTTACCATTGAAGATAACCTTTTTGACATTGTATCTTTAAGGCTACCGGCCAAAATTATTGAATTCGTCTCCAACGCCGGGTTGAAAGAGCTTCCTGAAGATGGCGTATTCCATCTCACCAGGGATGGAGTACCTGAACAACTTAAAAGCGTTTTTGTGGCCATAGTGTCACTGCAACGAGGAGTTGGACACCAAACCACATTAGCCCAATTAGCTGGCAGGCAGGAGTTAATAAGAGCATTGAATGATAAGTTGGACAATTTTGCAAACATTGATAAGCCTATTGAGAATATCCGACAAAAATTTGCTAAATATTACAGGGATGGTCAGATCAAGATTTATAGAGATAGCCTAGCTCTTCTCGGGCAAGAAGTGAAAGCTATTATCgctgcttctacttccaAAGTGATAGACCTCGATACCATATCATCCAGGAATCCTGAACTTCTGACGATTTTGATGCTTCCATTTAATACCGAAAATGTAAACGAAATAGTCGACCAAGGCAGCGAAGATGAAATTCTTATAATGTATATTGCAGCACAGATGATAAATGGGGAATTGCCATGGCCCGACCACGAGGAATCTTATCAAGACATGGACCTCGCAGATTATGAAAACTTCACCGAGACATACATCCCATACATTCGTCAGTTATCAGATGATTTCGAATCTCCGAAGTGGACAGAATTGAGCACTTATGCAATGGCTGCCCTTTATCTAGAGCGGTTTGGTTACGACTATAAGGACAATAAAGGTAGGGGCCTGCTCCGATGTGTTATCGACATTTAA
- a CDS encoding N-acetyltransferase (predicted), with translation MSPGGVHKIKPADYKKAARVLATSFGDEFISGYLAVGDGCSAEQCNRLNQELLEYIVYAHIIHGIALEVGDFQGIALWMPPGGNLEHWSTIFMSGMWRMVYKLGSNGRYRYFRGFLPFLTKTKRETLGDDDLKTWYLTYIATSAEARGKGYSRKLVEYVTEMVSKSVWTCL, from the coding sequence ATGAGCCCCGGCGGTGTTCATAAGATCAAACCTGCAGATTATAAGAAGGCAGCGAGAGTATTGGCAACTTCGTTTGGAGACGAGTTTATCAGTGGCTATCTAGCAGTTGGAGACGGATGTTCTGCTGAACAATGTAATCGACTAAACCAAGAACTACTGGAGTACATAGTGTATGCTCATATCATTCATGGAATTGCGCTTGAAGTAGGTGATTTCCAAGGAATAGCATTATGGATGCCTCCTGGTGGAAACCTCGAGCATTGGTCTACAATCTTTATGAGTGGTATGTGGAGAATGGTATACAAACTTGGAAGCAATGGTAGGTATCGATACTTTCGAGGCTTTCTACCATTTCTGACGAAAACCAAAAGAGAAACTCTTGGAGATGATGATCTTAAAACGTGGTACCTGACATATATAGCCACATCTGCAGAAGCTCGTGGAAAGGGGTATTCTAGGAAATTAGTAGAATATGTGACTGAAATGGTAAGTAAGAGTGTGTGGACATGCCTCTAG
- the RRP7 gene encoding Rrp7p (Essential protein involved in rRNA processing and ribosome biogenesis; protein abundance increases in response to DNA replication stress; GO_component: GO:0032545 - CURI complex [Evidence IDA] [PMID 17452446]; GO_component: GO:0034456 - UTP-C complex [Evidence IDA] [PMID 17515605]; GO_component: GO:0005730 - nucleolus [Evidence IEA]; GO_component: GO:0005730 - nucleolus [Evidence IDA] [PMID 14562095]; GO_component: GO:0005634 - nucleus [Evidence IEA]; GO_component: GO:0005634 - nucleus [Evidence IDA] [PMID 14562095]; GO_function: GO:0003674 - molecular_function [Evidence ND]; GO_process: GO:0006364 - rRNA processing [Evidence IEA]; GO_process: GO:0006364 - rRNA processing [Evidence IGI,IMP] [PMID 9271380]; GO_process: GO:0000028 - ribosomal small subunit assembly [Evidence IGI,IMP] [PMID 9271380]; GO_process: GO:0042254 - ribosome biogenesis [Evidence IEA]): MTLELPDQINGFIPIPLLVRESTSDTEPVYHILYAKKHQTHKTGSTDNTTDRTIFITNLPVDASHSSIKSLCHFLGNTILESFIPEKNYNRGLVVLVDKASCSRFLTKAKQQNPVPWSPQEPTGSEAYYLKNRIKYPDEGELQHEVDTYMEEFAQAEETKRQQVVDKLNLVDEDGFTMVVGSKRKSLAGIATAQKATEQFVAEQSAKKKRKKEKADFYRFQIREQKKTEMNDLLRRFQQDKLKVKELKERKRFKPY; encoded by the coding sequence ATGACCCTAGAGCTACCGGACCAAATAAACGGATTCATTCCGATTCCGCTTCTGGTGAGAGAAAGCACCAGTGATACTGAGCCTGTATATCATATTCTATACGCCAAGAAGCATCAAACTCATAAGACTGGATCCACTGATAATACCACTGATAGAACCATATTCATTACAAACCTTCCCGTGGATGCGTCACATTCATCAATAAAGTCACTGTGTCATTTTCTAGGGAACACTATTTTAGAAAGCTTTATTCCAGAGAAGAACTACAATAGAGGACTGGTAGTACTCGTAGATAAGGCGTCGTGCTCGAGATTTCTCACCAAAGCAAAACAACAGAACCCCGTGCCATGGTCACCTCAGGAACCAACTGGCTCAGAAGCATACTATCTGAAAAACCGCATTAAATATCCCGACGAAGGAGAGCTCCAACATGAGGTAGACACATACATGGAAGAGTTTGCCCAGGCAGAGGAGACCAAACGGCAACAAGTCGTTGATAAGCTTAACTTGGTCGATGAAGACGGATTCACAATGGTGGTTGGAAGTAAGCGCAAGTCGCTTGCTGGAATTGCCACGGCCCAGAAAGCCACCGAGCAGTTCGTGGCCGAACAGTctgccaagaaaaagcGCAAGAAGGAAAAGGCCGACTTCTACCGATTCCAAATCCgagaacagaagaagaccgAGATGAATGATCTCCTACGCCGATTCCAGCAGGATAAGCTCAAGGTCAAAGAACTCAAAGAGCGCAAGCGCTTCAAGCCAtactaa
- the TYW1 gene encoding Tyw1p (Iron-sulfur protein required for synthesis of Wybutosine modified tRNA; Wybutosine is a modified guanosine found at the 3'-position adjacent to the anticodon of phenylalanine tRNA which supports reading frame maintenance by stabilizing codon-anticodon interactions; induction by Yap5p in response to iron provides protection from high iron toxicity; overexpression results in increased cellular iron; GO_component: GO:0005783 - endoplasmic reticulum [Evidence IEA,IEA]; GO_component: GO:0005783 - endoplasmic reticulum [Evidence IDA] [PMID 14562095]; GO_function: GO:0051539 - 4 iron, 4 sulfur cluster binding [Evidence IEA]; GO_function: GO:0010181 - FMN binding [Evidence IEA]; GO_function: GO:0003824 - catalytic activity [Evidence IEA]; GO_function: GO:0051536 - iron-sulfur cluster binding [Evidence IEA,IEA]; GO_function: GO:0016829 - lyase activity [Evidence IEA]; GO_function: GO:0046872 - metal ion binding [Evidence IEA]; GO_function: GO:0003674 - molecular_function [Evidence ND]; GO_function: GO:0000166 - nucleotide binding [Evidence IEA]; GO_function: GO:0016491 - oxidoreductase activity [Evidence IEA]; GO_process: GO:0055114 - oxidation-reduction process [Evidence IEA]; GO_process: GO:0008033 - tRNA processing [Evidence IEA]; GO_process: GO:0031591 - wybutosine biosynthetic process [Evidence IMP] [PMID 16162496]; GO_process: GO:0031591 - wybutosine biosynthetic process [Evidence IMP] [PMID 16642040]; GO_process: GO:0031591 - wybutosine biosynthetic process [Evidence IMP] [PMID 17150819]), with protein sequence MVGEILELWHSYRVYLLALVVIIAVLFRRTEKNNNQTDEKPSVPARAPSPATREKDVGLKPTAAPIPVDFTQLYSKSGSSTSSDEESSTKASPKKIRRVPKKFTGGVTAAIASGKAVPTALLPSVESKIIVFFSTLTGSSERYAQKVHKRICQISQNTVNPPELVNLDYVEDLDPYFVSPKEKYAGTIYLLIVPSYETESPLDFFIESLKETYGDFRIDSRPLNPLAGFSVFGLGDKEGWPEESKFCYQARQVDKLLGKLGARRVFPLGTGCIKTDGEANLNEWLDHLENTLNDPSPPEDIDIADSDDEEETDEIDESVVDVEDMGKIIKKSKEDIAACSPEDDPTTTTKQMVAKDSPTYKSLTKQGYTVVGSHSGVKICRWTKSALRGRGSCYKYSFYGIKSHLCMEATPSLSCSNKCVFCWRHGTNPVGTTWRWQVDAPDVILKGALEGHYKKIKQLKGVPGVVASRFAEAFTVRHCALSLVGEPIFYPHINEFVGMLHERHISSFLVCNAQHPAELAALKRVTQLYVSIDASNKESLKKVDRPLHRDFWERMEKCLDILREKKLQRTVFRLTLVKDFNIDEHEGYADLVVRGEPCFIEVKGVTYCGTSKSNPLTMQNVPFYEEVKAFVENLNASLAARGLEYDIAAEHAHSCCILIAQKRFKIDGVWHTAINYDKFFSLLESGDETFTPMDYIAPTPQWAQYGSDEGGFNPDDTRFSRKKPVV encoded by the coding sequence ATGGTGGGCGAGATTCTAGAGCTATGGCATAGCTATAGAGTTTATCTTCTGGCCCTGGTGGTTATCATAGCAGTTCTTTTTCGCAGAACTGAGAAAAACAATAATCAGACTGATGAAAAACCATCTGTGCCCGCTAGGGCTCCTTCTCCTGCCACGCGGGAGAAGGACGTCGGATTAAAACCTACTGCTGCGCCTATTCCAGTGGATTTCACACAACTTTATTCAAAGTCTGGCAGTAGTACTAGCAGCGATGAAGAGTCGTCAACGAAAGCTTCCCCCAAAAAGATTCGAAGAGTCCCCAAAAAGTTCACCGGAGGAGTGACGGCCGCTATTGCTAGTGGTAAAGCTGTCCCTACTGCTTTATTGCCTTCAGTAGAATCGAAAATTATTGTATTTTTCTCTACGCTCACTGGATCGTCTGAGAGATACGCTCAAAAAGTTCACAAAAGAATTTGCCAAATATCACAAAATACAGTCAACCCCCCAGAATTGGTGAATCTTGATTACGTCGAAGATCTGGATCCATACTTTGTGTCCCCTAAAGAGAAGTATGCTGgtactatttatttacttaTTGTACCATCATATGAAACGGAGTCTCCATTAGACTTTTTCATTGAGTCTTTGAAGGAGACTTACGGTGATTTCAGAATAGATTCGAGGCCTTTGAATCCACTGGCTGGGTTCTCAGTATTTGGTCTAGGTGATAAGGAGGGATGGCCCGAAGAATCCAAGTTCTGTTATCAGGCCAGACAGGTTGACAAATTACTTGGTAAATTAGGTGCCAGAAGAGTATTTCCATTAGGCACCGGATGCATAAAAACAGATGGAGAAGCTAATTTGAACGAATGGTTAGATCATTTAGAGAATACGCTTAACGATCCGTCTCCTCCagaagatattgatatcGCTGATtcagatgatgaggaagaaactgatgaaattgatgagtcggttgttgatgttgaagatatgggaaaaataatcaaaaaGTCCAAAGAAGACATTGCTGCATGCTCTCCAGAAGATGACCCCACCACTACTACCAAACAGATGGTGGCCAAGGATTCCCCTACCTATAAGTCTCTAACTAAGCAAGGATACACCGTGGTTGGATCACACTCTGGCGTCAAGATTTGTAGATGGACTAAATCCGCTCTCAGAGGTCGAGGTTCATGTTACAAATACTCATTTTACGGCATTAAGAGTCATCTCTGTATGGAGGCCACCCCGTCGCTATCCTGCTCCAACAAATGTGTTTTTTGCTGGAGACATGGTACCAATCCAGTGGGTACCACGTGGAGATGGCAGGTGGATGCTCCTGATGTGATCCTGAAGGGTGCTCTAGAGGGTCATTAcaagaaaatcaaacagCTCAAGGGTGTCCCTGGAGTTGTTGCCTCTAGATTTGCTGAGGCTTTTACAGTTCGTCACTGTGCTTTGTCATTGGTAGGTGAACCTATTTTTTATCCTCACATCAACGAGTTTGTTGGTATGTTACATGAGCGACATATTTCGAGTTTCCTCGTGTGTAACGCTCAACATCCAGCCGAATTAGCTGCTTTGAAAAGAGTCACCCAACTCTATGTATCTATTGATGCCAGTAACAAAGAGTCATTGAAGAAAGTGGACCGTCCTTTGCATCGTGATTTCTGGGAGAGAATGGAAAAATGTTTAGATATTCTcagagaaaagaaactcCAACGTACTGTGTTCCGATTGACCCTCGTTAAAGATTTTAACATCGATGAACATGAGGGTTATGCAGATCTAGTCGTCAGAGGTGAGCCCTGTTTCATTGAAGTAAAGGGAGTCACATACTGTGGTACCTCAAAAAGCAATCCTCTTACCATGCAAAATGTTCCATTCTATGAGGAAGTTAAAGCTTTTGTTGAGAATCTCAATGCATCACTTGCTGCCAGGGGTCTTGAATATGAcattgctgctgagcaTGCGCACAGTTGTTGTATTCTTATCGCTCAAAAGAGATTTAAAATTGATGGCGTATGGCATACTGCTATCAACTACGACAAATTTTTTAGTCTTCTCGAAAGTGGTGACGAAACGTTTACTCCTATGGACTACATTGCTCCAACACCACAATGGGCTCAGTACGGGTCTGATGAAGGTGGATTTAACCCGGACGATACCCgtttttcaagaaaaaagcCTGTTgtttaa